One window of the Chryseotalea sp. WA131a genome contains the following:
- a CDS encoding SusE domain-containing protein, whose protein sequence is MKIGFKLIAVVALMAVAVGCVKLIEPTPSFAPSTVAFSASASATTVAVAAADSTKAALTVTWNDPKFSVGLKNSKFTVMVGKAGANFATFSTKEFTNALSGDLTGKDLNGMALKFGGVIGQPVALEMMVVASQVNNNEPKKSAVIPVSVTAFSGFGLAASPVTITTNPATPSATGITFSWNKAFSGFTGVITYELQHAKNGTSFATPTVVAVTGFTRAFTHLELNSIALGYDVAPSVAGNVQFRMKATNELGAISYSSTSTVAITPYIAINSVGIVGDATPGSWGTDTDLYRPDPSKPSEWEVIVYLIGGKEVLFRENDLWDTKWGVGGKGGNNIPIANSGYYKAKLNVATGVYSFTPITVPSIPNGLSLTGDGIGGWGVDTNLTQSGTDPNVYTGTVSLTVGSVKFRHTGDWNINWGGPAGDNDPANYPSAWGKGGGGNIKINTAGSYFAWINIATGEYFFGNTSNSTSYTKLGIIGDATPGGWSTDTFLIQNPSNPFKWSGKVVLTAKEAKFRANTDWGLSWGNATVFPIGIANTENNNNIKIASAGTYQITYNSATREFSFAK, encoded by the coding sequence ATGAAGATCGGATTTAAGTTAATAGCGGTTGTTGCCTTGATGGCGGTAGCCGTGGGATGCGTCAAGTTAATTGAACCAACGCCCAGTTTTGCGCCTAGTACAGTAGCATTTAGTGCATCCGCTTCGGCCACTACGGTGGCAGTGGCCGCAGCCGACTCAACCAAAGCGGCACTCACTGTTACCTGGAATGACCCTAAGTTTTCGGTTGGGTTGAAGAATAGTAAGTTTACCGTGATGGTGGGGAAGGCGGGAGCCAATTTTGCGACTTTCTCAACCAAAGAATTCACCAATGCTTTGTCGGGTGATTTGACGGGTAAAGACCTAAACGGAATGGCGCTGAAGTTTGGTGGTGTGATTGGTCAGCCCGTTGCACTCGAAATGATGGTAGTAGCGTCTCAGGTAAACAACAATGAGCCTAAGAAATCAGCTGTTATACCAGTAAGCGTAACAGCGTTTTCAGGTTTTGGTCTAGCCGCCTCGCCTGTTACTATCACAACCAATCCTGCAACTCCTTCCGCTACAGGCATTACCTTTTCTTGGAACAAAGCGTTTAGTGGTTTTACGGGCGTAATTACATATGAATTGCAGCATGCCAAGAATGGAACTTCGTTCGCCACACCAACGGTGGTTGCTGTTACTGGCTTCACCAGAGCGTTTACTCATCTTGAGTTGAATTCTATTGCACTTGGCTATGATGTGGCGCCATCTGTGGCTGGCAATGTTCAATTCAGAATGAAAGCGACTAACGAACTGGGAGCAATTTCCTACTCATCGACTTCAACTGTTGCCATTACTCCTTACATAGCCATTAACTCAGTTGGAATCGTTGGTGATGCAACACCCGGAAGTTGGGGAACAGATACTGACTTGTATCGCCCGGATCCAAGCAAGCCTTCTGAATGGGAGGTAATCGTTTATTTGATTGGAGGAAAAGAGGTATTGTTTAGAGAAAATGATCTTTGGGATACTAAGTGGGGAGTAGGAGGAAAAGGCGGTAACAATATCCCGATCGCGAATAGCGGCTATTACAAAGCTAAATTGAATGTTGCCACAGGTGTTTATAGCTTTACTCCTATAACTGTTCCTTCTATTCCTAACGGTCTAAGCCTAACAGGAGATGGAATTGGTGGTTGGGGTGTGGATACAAATCTTACCCAGAGTGGAACAGACCCAAATGTTTATACGGGTACAGTAAGTTTGACGGTTGGGTCTGTGAAGTTCAGACACACTGGAGACTGGAATATCAACTGGGGAGGACCTGCCGGTGATAATGATCCGGCCAACTACCCATCTGCTTGGGGTAAAGGCGGAGGTGGAAACATCAAAATTAACACTGCTGGTTCTTACTTTGCATGGATTAACATTGCCACAGGCGAATATTTCTTTGGAAATACCAGCAATTCAACCTCATACACCAAGCTTGGAATTATAGGAGATGCAACACCTGGTGGATGGAGCACTGATACCTTTCTAATTCAAAATCCTTCAAACCCGTTTAAATGGTCAGGAAAGGTTGTATTAACAGCTAAGGAAGCTAAGTTTAGAGCAAATACAGATTGGGGTCTCAGTTGGGGGAATGCAACTGTGTTTCCAATTGGAATAGCTAACACAGAAAATAACAACAACATAAAAATAGCTTCGGCAGGTACGTATCAAATTACCTACAATTCCGCTACCAGGGAGTTTAGTTTCGCAAAATAG
- a CDS encoding TonB-dependent receptor, whose protein sequence is MIKLFTKVTRCLPLLLLIAHASFAQQVVMGKVTSSDDGSPIPGVNVLEKGTTNGSVTDGDGGFKINVGSNATLVFSFVGYASQEIAVGNQTNIAVVLQTDVTALSEVVVIGYGEVQKKDATGAVLAISNKDFNKGVLTSPQDLLVGKFAGVQITSAGGAPGAGSTIRVRGGSSLQASNDPLIVIDGFPVDNMPPTGAGSLAGVSNPLAALNPNDIETFTVLKDASATAIYGSRATGGVIIVTTKKGVSGKPQFSYNANVSVASPIKFVDVMNASQYRSLVNTLAQTGTSGIDAAAVAKLGTASTDWQKEIFRDAISHDQNLSASGSLKNMPYRVSYGYTDQQGILKTTGLQRHSLNINASPSFLNGDLKLDMSVKGSVTFNNFGEQGAVGNAVAFDPTQSIRDASAQQYGGYFSWLSKGAINSTANPVAQLEQTNNQSTSNRLIASIKADYKLPFFPDVKLTVNAGIDRSVSDGFNRAPLTAAFANNNGVLVGRDDTYGGRNQSELLDVYANYLKQFGKHKIDFTAGYGWQHFYREAYSVNKNTARTLSLPSKSENYLVSFFGRLNYTFNGKYLLTATLRNDGSSRFAPANRWGLFPSVALAWRMKDESFLSKIDAISDLKLRAGYGETGQQDIGEYYPYLATYQISDAQTQYQLGYNTDGSRRFFNTQRPNPYDPRIRWETTTTINVGLDFGLFDDKVTGSVEVFQRDTKDLLNNVRIPNGSNFSNFLTTNVGSMENQGVEVTLSTRAVTKKDFTLHIGANFTAINNKITKLNLTNDPNFIGNFTGGVGVASNIQNNQVGFPVRSFFPYQQVYNTAGQPIEGLYADRSGEPGAVFGNNRNRYRYRRPEPDFLIGINSRGNYKKFDFSLSGRLSIGNYVYNNVESGRAFYNGVFDLGHFRNVPNSINDARFTTQQLLSDYYIQNGSFFRMDNMSVGYSIDKVFVDRLKARVSLTVQNAFLITNYKGIDPEIENGIDNNIYPRPRTFLLGVNFTF, encoded by the coding sequence ATGATCAAACTTTTTACAAAAGTGACGAGGTGCTTGCCGTTGCTCTTGCTGATAGCACACGCGAGTTTTGCCCAGCAAGTGGTAATGGGTAAAGTTACCTCTTCGGACGATGGCTCTCCCATTCCAGGTGTGAATGTGCTGGAGAAGGGTACAACTAATGGCTCTGTAACCGATGGAGACGGTGGATTTAAAATTAATGTAGGGTCAAATGCTACATTGGTTTTTTCATTTGTTGGGTATGCTTCCCAAGAAATTGCGGTTGGTAATCAAACAAATATTGCGGTTGTACTTCAAACGGATGTTACAGCACTGTCAGAAGTGGTGGTGATCGGTTATGGAGAAGTACAAAAGAAGGATGCAACAGGCGCAGTACTCGCTATTTCAAATAAGGATTTTAATAAAGGCGTACTTACTTCACCTCAAGATCTGTTGGTGGGTAAATTCGCAGGCGTTCAGATTACGTCTGCGGGAGGTGCCCCAGGAGCAGGCTCTACCATTCGCGTCCGTGGCGGATCATCTTTGCAGGCAAGTAACGACCCTCTAATTGTAATTGATGGATTTCCGGTCGATAACATGCCTCCTACAGGTGCGGGTTCACTTGCAGGAGTTTCAAATCCACTTGCTGCACTTAATCCAAACGACATTGAAACCTTTACAGTATTAAAGGACGCATCGGCAACAGCCATTTACGGTTCACGTGCAACAGGTGGGGTTATTATTGTCACTACCAAAAAAGGTGTTTCAGGAAAGCCACAATTTTCATATAACGCCAATGTTTCAGTGGCATCACCGATTAAATTCGTAGACGTGATGAACGCCTCTCAGTATCGCTCACTTGTAAATACACTAGCACAGACCGGCACATCAGGGATCGATGCCGCTGCGGTGGCGAAACTTGGCACCGCAAGCACCGATTGGCAAAAAGAGATTTTTAGAGATGCCATTTCACACGATCAAAACTTGAGTGCTTCAGGGTCTTTGAAGAATATGCCTTACCGTGTTTCCTATGGCTATACTGATCAACAAGGTATTTTGAAAACCACAGGTCTGCAACGCCACTCGTTGAACATTAATGCCAGCCCATCGTTTTTAAATGGGGACTTGAAACTGGATATGAGTGTGAAAGGCAGTGTGACTTTCAATAATTTTGGCGAGCAAGGAGCAGTGGGCAATGCTGTTGCCTTTGATCCAACACAGTCCATCAGAGATGCCTCAGCACAACAGTATGGGGGATATTTTTCCTGGCTGAGCAAAGGCGCCATCAATAGCACCGCTAATCCGGTTGCACAGTTAGAGCAAACCAATAACCAATCAACTTCGAATCGATTGATCGCAAGCATTAAAGCAGATTATAAACTTCCATTTTTTCCTGATGTTAAGTTAACTGTCAATGCAGGTATAGACAGGTCGGTAAGTGATGGTTTCAATAGAGCTCCTTTGACCGCTGCATTTGCAAACAATAATGGAGTATTGGTGGGGAGAGACGACACATACGGTGGAAGAAACCAGTCGGAGTTGTTGGATGTTTATGCTAATTACCTAAAGCAATTTGGAAAGCACAAGATTGATTTCACTGCGGGGTACGGTTGGCAACACTTTTACAGAGAGGCCTACAGTGTTAACAAAAACACAGCACGTACACTCTCCCTTCCTTCAAAGAGCGAGAATTATCTAGTTTCCTTTTTTGGCCGTTTGAACTACACGTTTAATGGAAAGTACTTGTTAACGGCAACATTAAGAAATGACGGATCGTCCCGGTTTGCACCTGCCAATCGATGGGGCTTATTCCCGTCCGTTGCCTTGGCTTGGAGAATGAAAGACGAATCGTTTCTTTCTAAAATCGATGCGATTTCTGATTTAAAATTAAGGGCTGGTTACGGAGAAACAGGACAACAAGATATTGGAGAGTATTATCCCTATCTGGCCACTTATCAGATCTCGGATGCACAAACTCAGTATCAGTTGGGATACAATACAGACGGCTCAAGACGGTTTTTCAATACGCAAAGACCCAATCCTTATGACCCAAGGATCAGATGGGAGACAACCACAACGATCAACGTAGGTTTGGACTTCGGCCTGTTTGATGACAAGGTAACAGGTTCGGTGGAAGTGTTTCAACGTGACACAAAAGACCTTCTAAACAATGTCCGTATTCCTAATGGTTCGAATTTTTCCAATTTTCTTACTACTAACGTAGGATCAATGGAGAATCAAGGCGTAGAAGTTACGTTAAGTACTCGGGCGGTTACAAAGAAGGACTTTACGTTGCATATTGGCGCCAACTTCACTGCGATTAACAACAAGATTACTAAGCTTAATTTGACCAACGACCCGAACTTCATCGGTAATTTCACGGGCGGTGTTGGTGTTGCATCCAACATTCAGAATAACCAGGTCGGCTTTCCTGTTCGATCTTTCTTTCCTTACCAGCAGGTGTACAATACAGCAGGCCAGCCGATCGAAGGATTGTATGCAGATCGTTCAGGTGAACCAGGTGCTGTTTTTGGAAACAATAGAAATCGATACAGATACAGAAGACCTGAGCCTGATTTCTTAATCGGCATCAACTCAAGAGGTAATTACAAAAAGTTTGACTTCTCGCTTTCTGGTCGTTTAAGCATTGGAAACTATGTTTACAACAATGTAGAATCTGGTCGCGCTTTTTATAATGGTGTTTTTGATTTGGGGCATTTCCGCAACGTGCCTAATTCCATTAATGATGCTCGATTTACTACGCAGCAACTTTTGTCAGATTATTATATCCAAAACGGATCATTTTTCCGCATGGATAATATGAGCGTGGGCTACAGTATCGACAAAGTATTTGTTGATAGATTGAAAGCACGGGTGAGTTTGACAGTGCAGAATGCATTCTTGATCACCAACTACAAAGGGATTGACCCGGAAATTGAAAATGGCATAGACAACAATATCTATCCTCGTCCTCGCACGTTTTTGTTAGGTGTTAATTTTACATTTTAA
- a CDS encoding helix-turn-helix domain-containing protein: MEVIKHPPFSLRDSTLFITGTFNGWSPGEENYKMTRGENGVYFYLLPDSLAYFEYKFTQGGWIFVEGNKEGNVRANRIYNRAQEPNPKLVQVEIEGWEAQPAYTIVVKKIPKNTPYDASIFIMGNFNNWNPADRKYKLNRQVDGTYRVIIYSPDEEVQFKFTRGSNNSIESRASGRILHNRLLERNKVKVSSNIEMEIAGWNDLPGENKLYSIYDLLLLFSFFQGLLLVITIPSMQGYNRSANRWLLLLIGFSSAILAIRVIANYPGILESYPKLQLLSDLIYFVYSPLFFFYIQRLLFQTQNIQGSKMQLHFIPALAQFFIYMAYFFLDDSTFESKLYNQESDLYITRFLVGCSALVFNFFYWFYSLRAINRYKEDYKNSNSYEQNLQFLNTVLFIQGICLMAWILSVGLVLLGKWQQFEVFSVFEFMSETIWIVFSFITFFLGYFAIHEPDVFRVPANVYVPTNTNTLAAIPLPILSDTSQPTQLPPIQEEFVDAPIENLEIEVNKISTYMDKAKPYTNPKLTLVELSNGLQLPPYQLSKIINNGFGKNFFDFINSYRIEEFKKRVEDPQFRNHTLLSIAFDVGFNSKTAFNRSFKKITNQTPSSFFNNMREY; the protein is encoded by the coding sequence ATGGAGGTTATTAAGCATCCGCCTTTTAGCTTACGAGACTCAACTTTATTTATCACAGGTACTTTTAATGGTTGGAGTCCAGGAGAGGAAAACTATAAGATGACGCGGGGTGAGAACGGTGTTTATTTCTACTTGTTACCAGATTCGTTAGCGTATTTTGAATATAAATTTACCCAAGGAGGCTGGATTTTTGTAGAGGGCAATAAAGAGGGAAATGTTCGGGCCAATCGGATTTACAACCGTGCACAAGAACCTAATCCCAAACTTGTCCAAGTTGAAATAGAAGGGTGGGAGGCTCAGCCAGCTTATACCATTGTAGTGAAAAAGATACCTAAAAATACCCCTTACGATGCTTCTATTTTTATTATGGGGAATTTCAATAACTGGAATCCAGCCGATAGAAAATACAAGCTTAATCGACAAGTGGATGGAACCTATCGGGTAATCATTTATAGCCCTGACGAAGAAGTACAGTTTAAGTTTACGAGAGGCTCAAACAATTCAATAGAGAGCCGAGCGAGTGGCCGGATTTTGCATAACCGATTGTTGGAGCGGAATAAAGTAAAGGTGAGCTCTAATATCGAAATGGAAATTGCTGGTTGGAACGACCTTCCAGGAGAAAACAAATTGTATTCTATTTACGACTTGCTATTGCTATTCTCCTTTTTTCAAGGCCTGTTATTGGTAATTACCATTCCTAGCATGCAAGGGTATAACCGGTCGGCCAACCGATGGCTGCTTTTGCTAATAGGATTCTCGAGCGCGATTTTGGCCATTCGAGTGATTGCAAATTACCCCGGCATTTTGGAGTCTTATCCTAAACTACAGCTCCTGTCGGATTTGATATACTTTGTCTATTCGCCCTTATTCTTTTTTTACATTCAACGCTTGTTGTTTCAAACCCAAAATATTCAAGGGTCTAAAATGCAACTTCATTTTATTCCGGCCTTGGCTCAATTTTTCATTTACATGGCCTACTTTTTTTTAGATGACTCTACGTTTGAATCAAAACTATACAATCAAGAATCTGATTTATACATCACCCGGTTTTTGGTGGGCTGCAGCGCGTTGGTGTTTAATTTCTTTTATTGGTTCTACTCACTTCGGGCAATTAATCGATATAAGGAGGATTATAAAAACAGTAACTCGTATGAGCAGAATTTACAATTTTTGAATACCGTATTGTTTATTCAAGGTATATGTTTAATGGCATGGATACTATCTGTAGGTTTAGTTTTACTCGGAAAGTGGCAGCAGTTTGAAGTTTTCAGTGTTTTTGAGTTTATGTCCGAAACCATTTGGATCGTTTTCTCATTTATCACCTTCTTTTTGGGATATTTTGCCATCCACGAACCAGATGTGTTTCGGGTACCAGCTAATGTTTACGTTCCGACAAATACCAACACCTTGGCTGCTATTCCCTTGCCGATTTTATCAGATACAAGCCAACCAACGCAGCTACCTCCTATTCAAGAGGAGTTTGTGGATGCCCCCATCGAAAATTTAGAGATAGAGGTAAACAAGATTTCTACTTACATGGATAAGGCAAAGCCGTATACTAATCCTAAACTAACCCTTGTAGAGCTTAGCAATGGCTTACAACTGCCCCCATACCAGCTTTCGAAAATTATCAATAATGGCTTTGGCAAAAACTTTTTCGATTTTATCAACTCTTACCGGATTGAAGAATTCAAAAAAAGGGTAGAAGATCCCCAATTTAGAAACCATACTTTGTTGAGCATTGCATTTGACGTTGGCTTTAATTCTAAAACAGCCTTTAACCGATCATTCAAAAAGATAACCAATCAAACCCCAAGTTCTTTCTTCAATAATATGAGAGAATATTAG
- a CDS encoding RagB/SusD family nutrient uptake outer membrane protein yields MTAMMMVSCLSDLDVKPIDPFVTSADKVYTTKESYKQGLAKLYATFGLTGQRGPAGNQDVGGVDEGFSSFVRSLWYMQELTTDEAVWTYGNDADGTIFNLHFNTWLPSDGIPEALYARIANVAALSNEFIRVTTGKTDDPDFKNFQAEARFLRALAYFYGMDLYGRLPFVTEKDLPGAFFPPMIQRAALFEYIEKELIAIKLDMGAPRFEYARADRAACAMLLAKLYLNAEVYIGQPKYTEALTELNEVIAAGYTLSPRYANLFRADNDTNNSEIIFAQAFDGARSQAFSMTQVMINGNAGNGGWAGLRTTSAFVGKFPTLTEARAIFAKEDKGQSLNIDAVSVSTQGYGVFKFRNITAAGVESPNNSTGFPDTDYPMFRLADAYLMYAEAVLRGGSGGTRANALAYVNAIRTRSGDVTAGNAPGAITDQQLTLDFILDERARELYWEGHRRIDLIRFGKFTGGSYLWPWKGGIKDGTAIEEKRKIFPVPASDLGTNPNLKQNDGY; encoded by the coding sequence ATGACGGCTATGATGATGGTATCGTGCCTTAGCGATCTGGATGTAAAACCGATCGACCCATTTGTGACAAGTGCCGATAAAGTATATACCACCAAGGAGTCCTACAAACAAGGACTGGCTAAGTTGTATGCAACCTTTGGGCTTACTGGCCAGAGAGGTCCTGCTGGCAACCAAGATGTAGGCGGTGTAGATGAGGGCTTTAGTTCCTTTGTGCGCTCGCTTTGGTACATGCAAGAGTTAACAACTGATGAGGCCGTTTGGACCTACGGAAACGATGCTGACGGAACCATCTTTAATCTACATTTCAATACATGGTTGCCATCAGACGGAATTCCTGAGGCATTGTATGCGCGTATTGCTAACGTAGCCGCATTGTCCAACGAATTCATTCGCGTTACAACCGGAAAAACGGACGACCCTGATTTTAAGAATTTTCAAGCTGAAGCGCGCTTTTTAAGAGCTCTCGCCTATTTCTATGGAATGGACTTATACGGCCGCTTGCCTTTTGTAACTGAAAAAGATTTGCCTGGAGCATTTTTTCCTCCTATGATTCAACGGGCTGCTCTTTTTGAGTATATTGAAAAGGAGTTAATAGCCATTAAGCTTGATATGGGAGCTCCTCGCTTTGAGTATGCTCGGGCAGATAGAGCTGCATGTGCTATGCTTTTGGCAAAGCTGTATTTGAATGCTGAGGTTTACATCGGCCAACCAAAATACACTGAAGCACTTACGGAATTGAATGAAGTTATTGCTGCCGGTTACACACTGTCTCCCCGTTATGCCAATTTGTTCAGAGCGGATAACGATACAAACAATAGCGAGATCATTTTTGCGCAGGCGTTTGATGGAGCAAGATCTCAGGCGTTCTCGATGACCCAAGTAATGATAAACGGCAATGCGGGCAATGGCGGTTGGGCAGGCTTACGCACTACTTCGGCATTTGTAGGTAAGTTCCCCACGTTGACCGAGGCTCGTGCTATTTTCGCAAAAGAGGACAAAGGTCAGAGTTTAAATATTGATGCCGTTAGTGTAAGTACGCAAGGATATGGAGTATTCAAATTCAGAAATATTACTGCAGCTGGTGTTGAGTCACCAAATAACTCCACCGGTTTTCCAGATACCGATTATCCCATGTTCCGTTTGGCAGATGCATATTTAATGTATGCTGAAGCCGTTCTGCGAGGAGGTTCTGGTGGTACTCGTGCAAATGCTTTGGCCTATGTGAATGCTATTCGTACTCGTTCAGGAGATGTTACTGCTGGAAACGCGCCAGGTGCAATTACTGATCAACAATTAACACTTGACTTCATCCTTGATGAGCGAGCTAGGGAGTTGTATTGGGAAGGTCACCGCAGAATAGACTTGATCCGCTTTGGCAAGTTTACAGGCGGCTCTTATCTCTGGCCATGGAAAGGTGGTATTAAAGATGGAACTGCTATTGAAGAAAAGCGAAAAATTTTCCCTGTACCTGCCAGTGATTTAGGTACAAATCCGAATTTGAAACAAAATGATGGGTATTAA
- a CDS encoding LacI family DNA-binding transcriptional regulator, with protein MKFAQVTIKDIARELGISPSTVSRALKDHPDISVETKKSVNALAEKLNYQPNIVALSLRQKKTNTIGVIIPELVHFFFSTVISGIEDVAHQAGYSVILAQSNETYVREVAHVKALFNSRVDGMLISLARETTNYDHIESIISKGVPIVFYDRMYTSPTSSKVIVDDYAGAKEAVNHLIEQGCKNIAHMVGAPSLIISKDRLRGYKDALTENGLKVNEDLIFPCDSGTFEEGKEVTKQLLNSKVSIDAIFTNNDPMAMGAMVAIKEKGLKIPQDIAVVGFSNWFFGELMEPSLTTIDQPGYEMGQEAARLLIRQIERKDKDLDDAPSEIKVLKTKLIIRNSSLKKSAKKK; from the coding sequence ATGAAATTCGCCCAAGTAACCATTAAAGACATTGCCCGCGAACTGGGTATCTCTCCTTCCACCGTTTCGCGCGCTTTAAAGGATCATCCGGATATTAGCGTAGAGACCAAAAAATCGGTAAACGCTTTGGCCGAAAAGCTGAATTATCAACCCAACATCGTGGCATTGAGCCTTCGCCAAAAAAAGACCAATACCATTGGGGTAATCATTCCCGAACTTGTCCATTTCTTTTTTTCCACGGTGATCTCCGGCATTGAAGATGTTGCCCATCAGGCGGGCTATAGTGTCATTTTAGCTCAATCCAACGAAACCTATGTGCGTGAAGTTGCTCACGTAAAGGCACTTTTCAATAGCCGGGTAGATGGCATGTTGATCTCTTTGGCAAGGGAAACGACCAATTACGACCACATCGAATCGATTATCTCAAAAGGTGTTCCCATCGTCTTTTACGATCGCATGTATACCAGCCCCACGTCAAGCAAAGTGATTGTGGATGACTATGCTGGTGCTAAAGAGGCCGTAAACCATTTGATAGAACAAGGGTGCAAAAACATTGCGCACATGGTGGGGGCTCCTTCATTAATAATCAGTAAAGATCGCCTGCGCGGCTATAAAGATGCCCTTACTGAAAACGGTCTTAAAGTCAATGAGGATCTTATTTTTCCTTGCGATTCAGGAACGTTTGAAGAGGGCAAAGAGGTAACCAAACAACTGCTTAACTCAAAAGTATCAATAGATGCAATTTTCACCAATAACGACCCCATGGCCATGGGCGCAATGGTAGCAATAAAGGAAAAGGGCCTTAAAATTCCGCAAGACATTGCCGTGGTTGGGTTTAGTAATTGGTTTTTTGGTGAACTGATGGAACCCTCACTCACCACCATCGACCAGCCCGGTTACGAGATGGGCCAAGAAGCCGCACGTTTGCTCATTCGCCAAATTGAGCGCAAAGACAAGGATTTGGATGATGCTCCTTCAGAAATCAAAGTGTTGAAAACAAAGCTCATCATCCGCAATTCATCATTAAAAAAATCTGCCAAGAAAAAGTAG
- a CDS encoding SusE domain-containing protein yields the protein MKNLKYIFLLVSAFLVFSCDKEETRVTFLKSTPPELVASSTANLVLNKAQENFSSLQFQWTNPRFEFSNGVNTQSVNYVLQIDEAGKNFGSAKQVNLGFTNSVSKSFTVKELNTTLSGLELADFVAQNFEFRIKATLANNSVPVYSNVVAIKITTYLDVVFPVPANLFITGPAAPAPTSNGDGWMDDGETAVLTQKFTQVNSFTFQINSLQINGGKEFLLVPVYGNWANKFGFTGEGAKNNPSGDSFKPEGNNFIGPAASRAYKITVNFKTGRYSFE from the coding sequence ATGAAAAACCTAAAGTATATCTTTCTTTTAGTAAGTGCCTTTTTGGTTTTCTCCTGCGATAAAGAGGAGACAAGAGTCACTTTTTTAAAGAGCACGCCTCCTGAGTTGGTGGCTTCAAGCACCGCTAATTTGGTGTTGAATAAGGCACAAGAGAATTTTAGTTCTTTGCAATTTCAATGGACCAATCCAAGATTTGAATTCTCTAATGGTGTGAATACACAGAGCGTGAACTACGTTTTACAGATAGATGAAGCTGGAAAGAATTTTGGTAGCGCCAAACAAGTAAATTTGGGATTTACCAATTCCGTGTCTAAGTCGTTCACGGTGAAAGAGCTAAACACTACACTATCCGGTTTGGAGCTCGCAGATTTTGTAGCCCAAAATTTTGAGTTTAGGATTAAGGCTACACTGGCCAATAATAGTGTACCGGTATATTCAAATGTGGTAGCAATAAAAATCACCACTTATTTGGATGTGGTATTTCCTGTACCCGCAAACTTGTTTATTACTGGGCCAGCGGCACCAGCCCCCACATCAAATGGGGATGGATGGATGGATGATGGTGAAACCGCAGTCTTAACCCAAAAATTCACTCAAGTAAATTCATTTACTTTTCAAATTAATAGCCTACAAATAAATGGTGGAAAGGAGTTTTTGTTGGTTCCAGTTTACGGAAACTGGGCTAACAAATTTGGTTTTACAGGCGAAGGGGCAAAAAATAATCCGTCTGGTGATTCATTTAAGCCTGAAGGCAATAACTTTATCGGACCTGCGGCTTCGAGAGCTTATAAGATCACAGTTAATTTTAAAACAGGAAGGTATTCATTTGAATAA